The DNA window GAGTGATTCGCGGGTTATCCCCGCTCCCCTGGGTATCTCCCTCAACTACAGGGGCTTTCCCCAAGGCATGACCATGACGGGGGAAACGACGACCTCTCCTTGTCCTTCGACGCTCCACCGTGTTCAGTCTTGAGTTAAAActgttaagagtatcccccatgcgaTATAATTGCTCCAATATATCAGCGTTGCTGATAAGAACTGGAGGTGTCCCCCTACATCCGGAGCCCTTGGTGGATCCGCCATGTTTCTGGGAACGTAAGGTTCATGGCGAGTATAACGCCCCCTGCCTTCTCCTTCTGACCTactgtcacttccatcataacaacttccatcacgattgtaagacatcttttcctcccaagattgcgaccttaattagcacccctccttctagcgccaatttaaTTTTGGGTATAACACCACCAAGATTGAAGAACATCAAAATGGAGAAGGTTTGTATggttatttaaaaaaaatatttaatcaaAATAAGTAGTGCAAAAAACTTTTACTTTCTTATATTGTATCACAAATTTGCAGCGTTAAGATAACATAGCATCTCCAGAAGAGGGAAAGCTAAGCAAAAGAAGAATTGAAATGTTCACTCTGCCCAGCCGATGTCGTAATTCCTAAGACTTATTTTccaattatttttgttaataccATCAGACGGGATGTAAACCCAAAATATCATGGATTTATTACGTGGCAATCGGTAATACTCTAAATTAAGTCATATTTTGGTACAACAGGTTTTTCTTTTCAACTGACTAAAATTTTACTTTAACAATTGACTCATATGTTGAATTCCTCCATCCCCCCGTACACAGTCAATGTACTGTTATTTTTAATTGCAGGCCTTATGGAGAATATATTCAGAATAACTACATGACAAACATTTAATGCCAGATGAGGTATTCAAAACCAACATAAATAACAATTAACTCTTTATGGTTCACTTTGTACTTCCAAAGTAATGTACAAAGAAGACAAATAAAGCAACATTACAATAGCAGAAGTACTATTCAAAATCAAAAGAAACACCAAAATAATATATTCTCCTCTCCTCAATTATTTGTTCCCACTAATCTACCATATATTACTATACAAGTATTGCAGTTACATTAacttctacaacttctaaatgGCTTTGGAAATAATGGATATCAATTTTAATCAAACACTGGATCAACTAACGGTCAATGAAATTTTTGAGGGGAAGATCAAGGTGCAAGTAGCCACCAAATGGCGAAGCAGGAACCGAAACATTCACAGTCAAGGAAGTCTTAATCTAATTATCATTTATAAAAATGTAAGTTCGGCTATCTTTCTAAATCCCCTCGTATGAAGCCATAACAATGTACCACAATTAAGCTATAAATGTTGTTTACAAATGCAGACAAATCGAATGCACGTTTCAATGGCTCCTTCTGTAGCTATTGTTCTTGACGACATTTTCATGGTTGGGCAAACTTATGAAATTAGAAATTTCATAGTGTCGGATTTCATATCTAGGTACAAATGTGTTGAAGGTGATTCACACATTATTTTCACCAACATGACCATTGCTAACAGACTGTTGCCTGTCGATAGCCTCCGACTATAACATTTCTTCCAGTTCGCTACTTTGTCATCCATCAATTAAGATTTTTACCAAGACACCCATTGCGTTGGTATGTATGTCGAGCTCTCTAAATCCTTCTAAATGATTAAATATTTGTTTCTTTCATTTACTCTACCTTTCAAAAAGGACAAATGACAGGCCTCAATATGACTTTTAATAGCATTCATGACTTTTTGATCTAGATGTAGTAGGCATAATTCATCAACGACATGCGTTGCGTTCATTTACTAACCATAGGAACGAGGAGCGTCATTTTCTAGAACTGGAGATATCGGACACACTGTAATTTCGTACTTTAACATCTCATGTTTAATGTACCTTTTTTGACAATTAAGTTTCTGCATCTATACAAGTGGAGTATTGACAACTATATTTTCCAATTGTAGGACTCTCGTGTGGGTTAAGTTATCTGATGATTTGGCTTTAGCCTGTAATGTTGCCCTGGAATATGCTGCAGTTAATTTCTTCCAGCCTACCATTATTATTGTAATAGGGTGTCGGATGGTAGAAGACAATAACCGTCATACCATTGCCCTATCGGACTCTGCATTTTCCCGGTTTATGTTAATCATAACAATGCACGAGTTAATACCCTTCGCGACAGGTAACTTTTACCAAAATATAGCCTCAAAGTACAACAAAATGCATAACACATTCTAATTCTTCGCTCAATTCAGGTACTGGGCATATGGCATCCTACACTAACAAGTTCCAATGGTTTTCTTTTAATGAAAATCATTAATGATTACTACGACTAAAATTGATGACTATGTAATTTGTATTGTATTTGTTTCCTTTCTAAATTTCATTCCTTCTGTAATATTCTACGTTTATTAAATCGAATATTATGTACTATATAAATTTGAAGGTATATTGTCTTACAATGCCAAAATTTCAAACAAAGTTTATGGTTAAAGAGCGTAAAAACAGATTCTGTAATATACATTAAATTTGTTAATTCTCATTCGGGAAACTATTGTAAAACATAATACCAAGAATGGTGCCAGCAAAGCAGTTATAAATAATAAGGGTTGTATGGGAGAAAGACCAAAAATAAAGTACACAATCCACCTACCAAACTCAGTATATTTAATTCTTAACCTAACACAATTTTGTACATAAAGAAAATGTTTCTTACTTCATTCAGCAGTACacaaatatctcattaacatACAATGTCCAATAAGAATTTCGAAGGTTTAAGAAACATTCACAAGGGAAGAAGCGACTGGACGATTAAAGTACGTTTCGTGAGGGAATGGCGAGGAGTAACTAACGCTGGAGTTGTTTTCAAAAGTTGCAATTACATTGTGCTTGATAACAAGGTATTGTTCTACTCTCCCACCAGATTTGTACACTATTACATTCCCCTTCACAACCTTTATAAATTCCAAACAATACACAGAATTGCAGGATGCAAGTGTTCGTGCCAGCGGCTTTGGTAGAAAAAATGTCAAGACTTATTGTACAAGGAAATGCTTACTTCATTAACAACTTTCAATTAAAAGAGTATACAAATGCTGACAAGTACAGAGCAGTTCAAATGGATAAACAAATTGTTTTCACAGCAGACACAAAGGTTAAAGATGTTGACGACAAACTGTTCTTCATACCAAATAACAGCTTTGATTTGTTTGACTATGGGGACCTCAAAGCAATGACAAAGCAAGTTCTTTATTTTACAGGTTATTCTTTTACACTAAACTCTATTATATGCATTTCACTGAAATTGCTTTTAATTACACTAATTTCACCTTTTGGAACAGATGTAATAGGGattttggagacactacctaCCATAAGTAGAATCCCAAACAAACAAGTCAAAATTAAGTTCAAGATAACTGATGGGAAGTAAACATCCAAAAATAATTACATTGCGCTTATATAGATGATAAATTGTAATcccaattaataataattttgcAGGAAAAAAATCAATTTCACTTTCTGGACAACATTTGCTGAAGAATTTGATAAAGCAGTGCTTGAGGATTTGGAAGAaccaataataataataatcgcAAGTGGGAGAATGACTAGCTACAATGGTAATCAAAGTAAACATTCATACCGTTCAATTAATATGAATGTTCATAACATTCATACCATTCATACTTCATTATTCATACTCTTATTTTATAGACAAACTTGATATTTGCAACTACTCCCCAACTAGATTCTACCTAAACTACGATCACCACAGTGTAGCCAGATTGCAAAAACTGTAAGTGTCCATTTATTAAATTCAATACAACAAGTTTTGTTATATGTACTCTAGCTAATCTCTAAGGTGGCAGCATGAAAGATACTAATTTCTCAAACCAACATTTTGCGCGAAATAAGAAAACATTGAAAATTTTAACAATTGACGAAATTAAAAAAGTTACCTCGGAATTCATTCATGAAGAGGTTGTGTGCAAAGGAACCATAAAATTGGTTAACAAATCAACCAATTGGAAATCAGAAATATGCAGCTCAAGCTACTCTGAAACAGAGGTTTTACACAATGAGTGCTTCTGCAAAAACTGCCAGAAAATTGTGCCGCAACCTCTGAAAAGGTTGATTCAATGACTGAGCTGTCTCACATATCTTCATTAAATCAGGTCCAAATTTACAATTGATTACTCAAGTTAGAAGTGGAAACGCAGGTTCAATCTTTCAACAATAGTGCAGGACAATACTGATGGTCTACAAATTATCATCAAAGACCAAGAAATAAGGATATTGATTCGAAAGAGGGTTGAAGATGTTGACAGTGAGGTAAGTAGTATTTGAACAACTACAATTAGCTCTATTTACTTTAAATTGTGACCTAATTACACACATATTTAGGACAACAGTTTTCCAAATGAGCTCAAAATACTTCAAGGAAAGGAGTACACATTTAAGTTGCTCATTCAGGCTAAAAACGTTGAAAAATCAAATCTTGATTACGTCACTATCAGAATTATACCTGGATTATGAAGAATTAGTAGAGGCTACAACGGATACTATGCCAACCATAACCTGCTTTGCAACTCAGGTAAATGACTGCCAATCAAGCTGCATGTTTCCCAAGAACAAATATTTTTAGACATATTAATTTGATCGTGTTACGGGATAGTGGATCTCCATATCACCTCGAAGGAATATCTCAGCTTGAATATGTTTTGAAATGATAAACGTAAGAAGGAAGAGGTTACAGTTTGTACAAAAAACTGAGGTATCAACTTACGGCACTGCCAACTATAGCTAAAGAACTATTTGTAACGTATTTTAAATCTATTGTGTTTTCACATTAGATAGCAGTACTGTGATGTTGGTTTTGAACTCAAGTGACTTATTTTCTAGGCTTCATATTACAGAATGGTGTAAATTACCATTTCTAATCCGAAATTTTGGTCATGACATACTCCATCTTCTATGTTCATTAATCATATGATTTCAAATTCTATTGCAAATGCGGATTACATTCCATGTCAACCGTTTCTCACCAAATTTTACATACTTCAACCAACATATGCCTGCATTACATGAATAATGCTCAAAAGTTTTCTTTAAATTCCTCATTTTCTGTGTTAATAACTGTAACAAATCAGCTTATTGGAGGACTCATTAAAATATACATCAATTAAATGACGGTTAAGGTACTCAAATCGCACTCAGGAAATACTATAGGAACAGTATAGAAGAGCAAACATGCATAGTCCACCATATCATTTATTACCAAATACAAACTAAAAACCATCCAAACGTTAAACAATTTACATAACTCCTTCAAATACGCAATGTTTAAAATGGCTTCCTATTGAAATATTAAGATAATAAATACCCTGTTACAatatttagaaattattaatcTTTCATGTAATTATAACTGAACTTAAGTACAAATAACAGAACGTTAATTTCTGCAAACATGTAAGAAAATATATTACGACAATTGTAGTGGTCCAAATGCAATACATATTACTTAGTTCCGCATAGAAGTTAGGATAAAAAACTAAAGTACAAAGTTTACACAGGAAATATTAATAATAGAGTGACTTAAACACCGTTAATCCAGATCAACCACTCTTTTCTGCACTACAACGTTGAAATTACGAATACTGTCATCCCTCCACTGGAAAGTACAGGTATCACCAACATCTAGGTGCAAATCTTCCCTGAACATTAGCCAGCCACCATTAATTGTACATCTACGTTTATCACGACGACGACGAATTTCAAGCAACCAACAACGAATACCAACATATGTACTTATATGATCCTTCTTCAACCAATGGTTGGAAAGCTCCTTGAATTCAACTAGGATGTCCTGCAAACAGAAATACAAAACAAATATTAAACAAACTAGAGGCGCAAACATATTTAGTTGAAAGATTTTACCAACCCGTGACATTTCTCTTCACAACTAAAGAATTAACTAATCTTATTCCTATGTAGAGAACAACATAAGAGTTTAAATGATTTGTGCTTGCTTACCACACCGTGTTCATGCGGTAAGAGGTGAAACTTCTGGATCACAATCTCAAAGGCGGTGCATCCATTCAAATCTAATAATACAGAACCTTCAAAATTATTTACTATTACCCATAGATAACAAAATTATGGGACTGTTTATCAACACAAGGAATAACGTACCAGATGGAGAAGGAACTGGATAGAGGGCTATCAATAttttgttagtgtaggtgccctagaggcaatacattattcttttatctttatgtcagttgatcattcaataaatgtatttattatgaccttaattactgcgatattttgttagcataataaatgtccttagaatcatgatacaaattgtatagtttaagtacatgacttgaacttgagattatataatatatcatattcttaaaggtccctagtcgagtattattatataggacaataataatacatagatagactagtatgttgtttgacaagataaccacatctcattggttataagtatggggatactgaagtcaatacataggtacatgtgagagtacatggtactggacagacccacagtgagattcttcatgtttaataaagtcataagaaagactcacagtgataatggtgtaacgatcctttgacttgaaatcattatatttctatacgaggattaatatactttgactacattaaaagttacttttgatcgggtgatgataaaagtggacatcgggtatatcatgagtcgtatgagaaatatgaatgatagataaaggatttaaccctcctataattaggagagatattattggcctcttgattgagtgagattataaaagcatggccatgctcaaataatgatttgtttcaataatctactcatgcatcaagtaaacccagattaaatgttgaagaggatgactaaatacatgcctcgagtttaatctataatatgtatggttaaagggattatattacacggaaaaacattaatcacgaaaggttttatctaatcacgatttaattattgtttaattgggtaacaatgatgtattactagataccgctcattgtttataattttattagagaataaaattattgccaattaaataatagcctatagggtcgcacaaatagagcacttaatggaatagttaatttaaattatggatttaaattaattgatgattatttgaattttattataattaagtaagacttaattgagataatataaattcgaattaaaaggaatgtttttgcccataataattaagtatgacttagttattaattaaataatagaaattcgtttttattatttaatccaatacctactagggttgggctttgctattatgggcctttttaatcagtcattataaatagataatgagaggttaaagaggcttaaacgtttttaagaaaaccctagcagcaaagagaggcagaggcaattcagattgtcaagaaggaggctagtacatccattccgtagtcaagttcgtgagacgttcttgaaggtgctcgtgtggataccatagaggtgtttctctgagaggtagacacaaagcgtgatagctaggatctccgttgagttcgtaaaagttaatctcttgaaaggtatgattcgttatctccataatctgcccataattatacatggatcctgttttgggtttcgaatttttgttttatttacgtctatccgctgcgttttatgccttcggaacccaacaatggcatcagagctacgtgtataaggggctgatttggttacgtgtttactgtatttttgcaagtatgcatgtgtgatgagtctgccatgataacagttatgttatatgagtctgccatgataacagttatgttatatgaatgatatgatgaatctgttaatgatctatatgatgatactagtatgtttaagatctgccataactcatatgtatgcgatctcttaaaatatgtatactgatacacgtttttggtaactgggatatggatcgtgtgtatactgatacatgcttctggaatagtattctgatacatgtttttctagtattctgatacttgattttgcaaaaatttccgccatcgaACCGCGTGGTTAaggtttcgtttttaatttgtgcttatgacatatgctttacttatttattattcttgattggatcatgataagtgataaatagtatgtcatctttatatgatctatcatgttctttaatggttactgagcatggtgcatagttatggccttaagaccttagttgtaatggtttattcttttggtttgtaataaatacgacttgcatgtcgttttctatttgtagttgttttatctcgaatgtaactcgagttcttttgtaagttcattagtataattcttagtgtaacatcctagaaggacaagggaaagaggaggcatcctatggaggccaaggagacaatggaagcaatagagaagacatatgtaatagttatttttacaccatagattgaccttgatcttttcattagcctgaaaagatcacataggattgggccataactattgcacgtttactttacgtacttttcatatgatgtataaatagtatgtgtagagtagaaaaatgcatgttttaattagattaatgatgtatgtatgtattagatacatcacccatgccatgcctttaaacaagataaaatctgtaacgactcaagatttaaaattaacaaacgatcatgagattctcgtgtttatgaaacacggaataaaatacgaattttctttatttctgacatggggcgattttgtcaacaacgggttcatagaacttgtaaggctgtgggttttaagcgagaccgatgtgactcctccactacctggaaatcaaaccattgacgagtattgatttgaagtattttattcaaggaaaaattgggaatctctttatgatgggatcatgatcgttctaaattaaaatccctaagtaaaaattttaagttttaatcagatgctttccaatgaatgaacactcattaaatcctagatcgataaggggaagggctgtcagtggcaggggactcctatctatcatggtgaaatgcgacgaatataaacggttatattcggacgttgtatcattgggtctaacttaactgagtcatcataataaggtgaatataaacggttatattcaactattatgaacttagaagcatagagtttggttaaaaatctattagatagataagatcaattgttgttcaccaaattatccaagaattatatatgatataattgacaactgttgtctacctaaataatcatgttttaaggataccagtggttgacttagaacatgacgaaatatggatcttggctcactagaaagatttatgggatatactttccgaattaatagttagggctattaatttgataaaaaaaaatagtgggagatatattacgaatatatcataatcatatgaacataaaattttaactcagacaatctaatgtttattttgcgcttttattattgtagatactgagtaatggcaaacaacacaaacacactatccgtacgttcagtccttgagaaggacaagctgacaggaggaaacaacttcctagactggcagaggaatttgaggattgtcctcaggcaggagcgcaagcttcatgtcattgatattcctcctccaggcccccttcctgagggtgctactgctgatgaacgagcagcacgcacaaaggatgagaatgatgcaaatgatgttgcatgtcttatgttggcaactatgagtgctgagcttcaaagacaacatgtgcatatggatgcatatactatcaatgagcacttgcaaagcatgtttgcaagccaaactcgacaagaaaggttcaacacgagtaagtcactttttaattgcaaacaaggggcgagtgaaccagttggcccacatgttctgaagatgattggttacattgagtaccttgaaactttgggtttcccgattggtccggaaactggtattgacctaatcatgaattctttgaacaacaaattcactcagtttgttgtgaactacaatatgaatgaatttgacaaaacacctactgaattgttgcatatgttgagaacatatgagaccaacatgaagacagctgaacctgcttccatactgatggtgggaaataaaggtaaggccaaagggaagggaaaatggaagggtaagaagaagattggatctgattctacaaccaagccaaagtcaggtcccaaacaggctttaaagcctaaaggtggtgtggccaagggtgaatgtcactactgtaagaaagatggtcactggaagagaaactgtccaatttacttggaggatctgaagaaaaagaaagcagttcagatttctggatcaggtatttatgttatagaagtcaatttgtctatttctacatcctgggtatttgatactggatgtgcttctcacatttgtataaatgtgcagggcctgcagagaagtagaactctggctaagggagaagtggacctaagagtaggcaatggagcaaaagttgctgctttagctgtagggacttattatttatctatgccctctgggcttgttttagaactagaagactgtttttacgtgcctgcgattcgcagaaacattatttctgtttcttgtttggacaagaaaggtttttcgtttacaataaagaacaacagttgctcttttgctttgaatgatttaacctatggtgttgcgcgtttatttaatggtttatatgttcttgatttagataaccctgtctgtaatatagaaaacaaacgacttaaaataaatgactcaaatcaaacatacctctggcattgtcgtctaggccacataaatgagaaacgcatatccaaattacataaggatggatacttggataagtttgattttgaatcataccaagaatgcgaatcttgtttgcttggtaagatgactaaagcccctttcactggtaagggtcaaagggccactaaacgtctggagctaatacatagtgatgtatgtggcccaatgcgtgtaatggctagaggaggctactactacttcataacatttactgatgatttcagtagatatggatatgtatatcttatgaagaacaaatccgattcttttgaaaaatttaaagaatacaaggttgaagtagagaagcaaattggcggagatgcaagtattaagatcttacgatccgatcgtgggggtgaatacttaagcaccgaatttagagagtatttgaaagagtgtggtattgtatcgcaactcactccgccaggaacacctcaatggaatggagtttcagagaggagaaatcgcaccttgttggacatggtgcgatcgatgatgagtcatgcagatcttccaattagtttctggggttacgctctagaaacaacggctttcacacttaaccgtgttcctactaagaaggttcaaaagactccatatgagatatggaaagagaaacggtcaggcatgaactttatgaaagtttggggatgtaaggcatttgtgaaacgtcaagaatctgacaagcttggacctaaatccgaagagtgcatttttgtaggataccctaatgaaacaaaggcgtattatttttatactccttctgagcagaaagtgtttattgctcgagatgctgtcttcatggaaagagattttgtttccaaaagaaacagtgggagaactatagatctcgatgaagatcgagaaccgcaaaatagcattgaacctgaagtggaacaagagcagaataatgataatgctcaacaaacacaggttgttcgtagatctggtagatttcgccatgagccagagagatatggatttctcatgactcagtgtggtgatttgatgctcatagatgaagatgagcctctcacataccaagatgctatgaacagtccagactctaagagatggcttgaagccatgaaatccgagatagattccatgtacgaaaaccaagtatggactttggttgatccacctgaaggggtaaaacccatagggtgcaaatgggtttttaagaagaaaaagggcatggatggaaatgttcagacctataaagctaggctggttgcaaaaggtttcaaacaaattcatggtattgactatgatgaaactttctcaccagtggctatggtcaagtctataaggattttacttgccattgcagcattccatgattatgaaatctggcaaatggatgtcaaaacagccttccttaatggaagccttgaagaggatgtgtacatgacacaacctgagggttttgtcgatccaaggaatgctggcaaggtatgtaaattgcgtcgatccatttatggattgaagcaatcctctaggagatggaatatccgttttgatgaaatagtcatagagtatggctttgttcaaaacgaagatgaaccgtgtgtttacaagaaggttaatgggagctatgtggcattcatagtactatatgttgatgatatactactaatggggaatgacataccttctctaaaggctgttaagacgtggttagggagcaatttctccattaaagacttaggagaggcatcctacattctaggaatgaggatctatagagaaagatctagaaggatgatcggtctaagtcagagcacatacattgataaggttttgcatcgttttggaatgcaaaatgcaaaaaggggatatgtccctgtgtc is part of the Apium graveolens cultivar Ventura unplaced genomic scaffold, ASM990537v1 ctg8747, whole genome shotgun sequence genome and encodes:
- the LOC141705285 gene encoding uncharacterized protein LOC141705285, encoding MSNKNFEGLRNIHKGRSDWTIKVRFVREWRGVTNAGVVFKSCNYIVLDNKNCRMQVFVPAALVEKMSRLIVQGNAYFINNFQLKEYTNADKYRAVQMDKQIVFTADTKVKDVDDKLFFIPNNSFDLFDYGDLKAMTKQVLYFTDVIGILETLPTISRIPNKQVKIKFKITDGK